The Candidatus Alcyoniella australis genome segment GGCCCAGCCCCTGTCCCACAAGTAGAACGATATCTGCTGCATGCTCGCCAGCCACGCGCTGAGCTTTGGGCTATTCGCGACAAGGTTTTTCACTGCTCTCTCCTAATGGCGACATTTACTTTGAACATAACGTGCGGTTGCGATTGTAGCCCCGGTCGAGCGCCTTGCCAACGTAGGGCGATCAGGACGCGATGGCACCTTTTTTTATTTTCCAGGAGCTAAGTTTGGAACCTTTTTGCACGCATGGCAGTCATAGCCAGGGGTAAGAGGCAGAACGATTTTTAATGAGCAATTGTCCGGAGGTGCTTCGTGAAAAAGGCCGTCGCAATTTTTATCCTGATCAGCATGGCACTGTGGATCGGCGCCTGCACCAAGACCGGCACGCTTGTCGAGCAGCAACAGAATGTTGCGGAGCTTCCGCCGCCCGTTGCTGGCGAATCCAAGGTGCTCAGCCGCGCCGAGGCAGCCGACGGTCTGAGATATTATCAGCCGGAATTCAATACCGAGACCTACGACCGGATTGTCGAAAACAGCTTTAAGATGGTGGGCCAAAATCCGCTGTCAACGTTTTCAATCGACGTTGATACCGCCTCGTACTCCAACGTGCGGCGCTTCCTCACGCAGGGCACTCAGCCGCCGCCGGACGCCGTGCGTATCGAAGAGCTGATCAACTACTTCAGCTACGACTACCCCCAGCCCGCGGGCGATGACCCGTTCTCGGTCAACGTCGAGGTCGCGCAATGCCCCTGGAACCTCGAGCATCGCCTGGTGCGTATCGGCCTGCGCGGCCGCACCATTGAGCAAAAGGAACGGCCGGCGTCCAACCTAGTCTTTCTGCTCGACGTCTCGGGCTCGATGAACAGCCCGAACAAGCTGCCGCTGCTCAAGCGCTCGTTCAACGTGCTGGTCAACCAGCTGGACAAGCGCGACAGCGTGGCGATCGTGGTCTACGCCGGGGCCTCGGGGCTGGTGCTGCCCAGCACGAGCTGCGGCGACAAGAACGCGATCATCGACGCCTTCGAGCGGTTGCAGGCCGGCGGCTCCACCAACGGCGGCGCGGGGATCGAGCTGGCCTACCAGGTGGCTCAGCAGAATTTCATCAAGGGCGGCAACAACCGCGTGATTCTGGCCACGGACGGCGACTTCAACATCGGCACCACCAACCAGGGCGACCTGACGCGCCTGATCGAGGAAAAGGCGCAAAGCGGCGTGTTCCTCACGGTGCTGGGCTTCGGCATGGGCAACTACAAGGACTCGACCCTGGAGAAGCTGGCCGACATGGGCAACGGCAACTACGCCTACATCGACAACTTCCGCGAGGCGCGCAAGGTGTTCGCCGAGCAGATCAGCGGCACGCTGTACACCATCGCCAAGGACGTCAAGATCCAGGTCGAGTTCAACCCGATCAACGTGCTGGCCTACCGTTTGGTGGGCTACGAAAATCGAGTGCTCAACAATGAGGACTTCAACGACGACCAGAAGGATGCGGGCGAGATCGGCGCAGGCCACACTGTGACCGCACTGTATGAGGTGGTGCCCGTGGGCGCCAAGCTCGGCTTCGAGATTCCGGATGTCAACGAACTGAAGTATCAGCAACCGACCCCACTGACAACCGCGGCCATCGGCCCGGAGATGCTGACAGTCGCGCTACGCTACAAACAGCCCGACGGCGATACGAGTAAGCTGCTCTCAATGCCGGTAATCGATCGCGGCCAAAACTTTGACAACGCCTCGGACGACTTTCGCTTTGCCGCGGCCGTGGCCCAGTTCGGCATGCTGCTGCGCGGTTCGGAATTCAAGGGCGGCTCGAGCTACGAGTACCTAATCGAGGTCGCCAACGAAACAAAAGGGCAGGACTCCCACGGCTACCGCGCCGAGTTCATCGAACTGGCGCGACTGGCCCGGGATATTAAATAGCTGAATACGACAGGCTAGCGCTTCATTCTCTCCCCTTTGCCCCCTCGGCCCGCCGGCACCCCTTCGGCGGGCCGAACCTTTATCCCCGCTGAAATTAGTGGAACAGTCCCTTGACTTCCGAGTTCAAGCCGGACTAGCGTTCTGAATTAATCGATTCGAATAGTATTAACCTTTTATTTGCCTGGATCGACCAATGGGCCCTTTGAAAATCCGGGCGGGGGTGAGGGGATAAAATGCGTAAGACAATCATGGCTGTCGTGCTCTGCGCTCTGGTCGTGGGCATCGGCGCTCAGGCCAATGCGGATGACGGATTCAACGCGCAGCTGTTCTGGCCGGCGCTGTTCGGCGGCAACTTCATCGCTGTGGAGGATTCCCAGACCTTGTGTCCGTGGGGCTTCGGCGGCGGGCTGATCGTCAACTACGCCGACAGCCTGGTGGTCCGCGACCGCGGTGAGGACTACGAGATGGGAGTGCTCAACAGCCTGTTGACCACCGACGTGCTGGTCGGCCTGGGCACTTTCAGCTTTCTCAGCGTGGGCGCGGACGTTCCGATCCACTTCTACGCCCGGGGGCGCACGTTCGAGGATCTGGAGCAAAACGCGGACCTCTCGGACCTAGAGACGAACATGACCCTGGGCGACGTGCGCGCCGAGATCAAGGCCCGCCTGTTGGAGCAGGAAAAGCACTGGCTAGGCATGGCCCTGGCGCCGTTTGCAACCTTCCCCACGGGCGATGAGACCCTGCTGCTGGGCGAAGGCCGGATCACCGGCGGCGGCAACCTGATCCTCGAACACGACTTCGGCCTGTTCAACCTGGGGCTCAACGGCGGGTACCAATAC includes the following:
- a CDS encoding VWA domain-containing protein; its protein translation is MKKAVAIFILISMALWIGACTKTGTLVEQQQNVAELPPPVAGESKVLSRAEAADGLRYYQPEFNTETYDRIVENSFKMVGQNPLSTFSIDVDTASYSNVRRFLTQGTQPPPDAVRIEELINYFSYDYPQPAGDDPFSVNVEVAQCPWNLEHRLVRIGLRGRTIEQKERPASNLVFLLDVSGSMNSPNKLPLLKRSFNVLVNQLDKRDSVAIVVYAGASGLVLPSTSCGDKNAIIDAFERLQAGGSTNGGAGIELAYQVAQQNFIKGGNNRVILATDGDFNIGTTNQGDLTRLIEEKAQSGVFLTVLGFGMGNYKDSTLEKLADMGNGNYAYIDNFREARKVFAEQISGTLYTIAKDVKIQVEFNPINVLAYRLVGYENRVLNNEDFNDDQKDAGEIGAGHTVTALYEVVPVGAKLGFEIPDVNELKYQQPTPLTTAAIGPEMLTVALRYKQPDGDTSKLLSMPVIDRGQNFDNASDDFRFAAAVAQFGMLLRGSEFKGGSSYEYLIEVANETKGQDSHGYRAEFIELARLARDIK